The Gammaproteobacteria bacterium genomic interval CCGGGCAGTCCACGTGAGCGTAGTGACGATTGTCACTCTCATACTCCACGTGCGCCGTCGCAATCGTGATACCACGCTCGCGCTCTTCCGGCGCATTATCAATCTGGTCGAACGCCTTAGCCTCGCCGCCAAACTTCGTCGATAACACCTTCGTCATCGCCGCCGTCAGCGTCGTCTTTCCATGGTCAACGTGGCCT includes:
- the tuf gene encoding elongation factor Tu (EF-Tu; promotes GTP-dependent binding of aminoacyl-tRNA to the A-site of ribosomes during protein biosynthesis; when the tRNA anticodon matches the mRNA codon, GTP hydrolysis results; the inactive EF-Tu-GDP leaves the ribosome and release of GDP is promoted by elongation factor Ts; many prokaryotes have two copies of the gene encoding EF-Tu), which produces MSKEKFERTKPHVNVGTIGHVDHGKTTLTAAMTKVLSTKFGGEAKAFDQIDNAPEERERGITIATAHVEYESDNRHYAHVDCP